The Stenotrophomonas indicatrix DNA segment GGTCGATATCCGTCAATTTGCGGTGCGGTCAGCTTGAATTCAAGCGCCAACCTGACCGACGATTCAGCCTGCATGACTTTCTCCCTTCCCTGCGGCCGTTTTGCGCCCTCGCCCACCGGCCTGCTGCATCCCGGCTCTCTGCTTGCCGCCTTCGGCAGCTGGCTGCTCGCGCGCCACCATGGGGGCCTGTGGCGGTTGCGCATCGAGGATGTCGATCCACCCCGCACGGTTGCCGGTGCGGCACAGGCGCAACTGCAGACCCTGGCCGCGTTCGGTCTGGTCCATGACGGGCCGGTGATCTGGCAAAGCGCGCGCGGCGACGCTTATCAGACTGCACTGGACCGCCTGCTGGCCAATGGCAACGCGTTTGTCTGCCACTGCAGCCGCAGCGATCTGGCCGCCAACGGTGGCCTGCACCACCACTGCGTCGCGCGGCGGACAAGACCGGACCCCGCCGTCCGCTTCCGGGTACCTGCGGGCAGCGTGGTGCATTTCGAGGATGGCCTGCGCGGCCGGCAACAACAGGATGTCCATGCCGAGGTCGGCGACTTCGTACTGCGCCGCGCCGATGGCTGCTGGGCCTACCAGTTGGCGGTGGTCGTCGACGATGCCGCGCAGGGCGTGAACGAGGTCGTGCGCGGCGCCGACCTGCTCGATTCCACCGCCCGGCAGATCCTGCTGCAGCAGGCGCTGGACCTGCCGACGCCGCGCTACTGGCACCTGCCGCTGCTGCTGGATGCACCGGGCCACAAACTGTCCAAGTCACTGGCCGCGCTGCCGGTGGAAGCCCGCGAGCCGGTACCGGTGCTGCGCCGGTTGTGGGAACTGCTGGGCCAGCCGAGCACCGCACTGGAAGGCATCGACGACCGCGATGCGCTGTTGGCCGCCGCGCAGCACAGCTTCGACCCCGGCCTGCTGCCGCGCGCGGACATCCTGCTGCCGGCGGGCGCACTTTCCGCGCCGATGTTGCAGAATCCCCCTTCCCCCACCTGATATCCGGACAGCTTTCCATGACATCTCGCGTCGCACTGGTCACCGGCGGAACCGGCGGCATCGGTACCGCCATCTGCCAACGCCTGGCCGACCAGGGCCACCGCGTCGCCACCAACTACCGCGACGAGGCAAAGGCCCGCGCCTGGCAGCAGTCGATGACCGAACGTGGCTACCAGGTGTCGATCTTCCCGGGCGATGTCTCCGACTCCGCCAGCGCCGAAGCCCTGATCCGTGCGGTCGAAGCCGAACTGGGCCCGGTCGAGATCCTGGTCAACAACGCCGGCATCACCCGCGATACCACCTTCCACCGCATGCGCGCGGAGCAGTGGCACGATGTGATCAACACCAACCTAAATTCGGTATTCAACGTCACCCGCCCGGTCATCGAAGGCATGCGTCGACGCGGCTGGGGCAGAGTCATCCAGATCAGCTCGATCAACGGCCTGAAGGGCCAGTACGGCCAGGCCAACTACGCCGCCGCCAAGGCCGGCATGCACGGCTTCACCATCTCGCTGGCGCGCGAGAATGCAGGCTTCGGCATCACCGTGAACACCATCTCGCCCGGCTATGTGGCCACCGATATGGTGATGGCGGTGCCCGAGGAAGTGCGCGCCAAGATCATCGCCGACATCCCGACCGGGCGCCTGGGCAAGCCGGAGGAAATCGCCTATGGCGTGTCCTTCCTGGTAGCCCAAGAGGCCTCGTGGATCACCGGCAGCAACCTGGACATCAACGGTGGCCACCACATGGGCTGGTAAACGGCGCCAAGATCGAAGGGCCCTTTGCTGCACCCTGCCGTTGGTCATGCTGCGCAGCACGCAAAGCCTTGTTGCGCAACATTCCGGCGATGGAAAACCAAGCCTGGCGGGGGCTGGGGCGGTTGCAACCGCTGCTGCACTGCGCCATGCTGCGCGTCTACTGTGACGAGTACCGCTTCATGGCTGCGACCCGCATCATCAAGAAGTATCCGAACCGCCGTCTGTACGACACCGAGATCTCCAGTTACATCACCATCGAGGACGTGCGCCAGCTGATCCTCGACGGCGAAGACTTCGAAGTCCGCGACGCCAAGAGCGGCGACGACCTGACCCGATCGGTCCTGCTGCAGATCATCGCCGACCAGGAGCAGGACGGCGAACCGATGCTCTCCACCCAGCTGCTGAGCCAGCTGATCCGCTTCTACGGCGATTCCCTGCAGGGCTTCATGGGCAACTACCTGGAGCGCAGCATGCAGGTCTTCCTCGACCAGCAGCAGCAGTTCCGCCAGCAGATGGGCAACCTGCTGGGGCAGACACCGTGGGCGATGATGAACCAGCTGACCGAGCGCAACCTGGAGCTGTGGCAGGAATTCCAGCGCAACATGGGCAGCGGTTTCGGTGGCCCGCGTCCCGGTGGCACCGGAACGGGCACCGGCACCGGCACGGCCGGCAAGCCGAGCGAACCGACCGGCGGCACGGGTACCGGCGGCAAGACCCGCCGCTGAGGCAACCGCCCCGGCTGATATGAAAACGGCGCGCCATGGGCGCGCCGTTTTGTTTTCAACGCCACCATGCGTGGGGTGGAATCTACGGACGTTTCGCCTTGCATGCCGAGCACACCCGCTCGACCTTGTAGCCCTTCGCCCGCAGCTTCTCGACCACGCCGTCGTTGCCCAGCAGGTGCAGGCCGCCCACCACCACCAGCGTGCCACCCTGCCCCGACTGCAGGTACGGCAGCAGTTTGGGCACCCACGCATCGTTGCGGTCGGTATTGATGTGCTGGTAAAGCTGCGGATACTTCTGGCGCATCTCCACGCCCATCCGGTTCCACAACAGCCGATCGTCGCCGCGGCGCCAGGCCTCATGCAGCATCTGCGCCTGGGCGTCACCCTTGCCCGCTTCGTCCAGCGCCTCGGACAGCATCTGCCGCTGCTCCTGCACGCTCATGCCATCGAGCAGGTTGATCTGGCTGGACATGTCTTCCAGGCCTGCGGTCTTCTTGCCCGCCTTCTGTGCCCGCTGCATGAAATGACGGTCCAGGCCCAGCTCCGGGTCCAGGCCCAGCTTCTGCATCTGCGCCACGGTGATGGTCAGGCCGACGAACCACGCTTTCATGCCCTGCAACTGCGCCAATGGCAATTTGTTCTGCGTCGCATAGGCCTGCAGCTTCTGCCAGGTCGGCGCATCCAGGTCACGCTTGAGCTCGCTGCCATCCTTGCGGGTAGCGACCTGCACCATCTGGCTGGCCATCTGCGGCGACTGCAGTTCCTCCGGCGTCACTTCAAACAGCACGCGCTGCGAGGCTTCGAACGCCTGCTCGACATCAGGCGACAGCGGATAGTCCTGCGGCTTCAGCAGATGGAAGGAACCCAGCAGGTACAGGCGTGCATCACCTTGTCCGGTGACCTTCCACAGCAGCGGCACCGGCGGCTTGCCCGCCGTGGCTTCGACCGGCGTATCGCGCGCGATGGCCAGCGGGCCGGCGGCACAGGCAACGAGAAACACGGCACTGCGCAACAACAGTTTCATCAACATGTTCAGCCCTCTCCTTCAGGCAGGTGGTACGCCTTCTCACCCGCTTCCACACGCAGGTCCAGGCGGTTTTCCGGCGGCGCCAACGGACAGGTCGCATAGGCGGTAAACGCGCACGGTGGGTTGTGGGCGTGGTTGAAGTCGATCGTCACGTGGCCGTCGGCGGTGGGCGCATCGGTATCCAGATAGCGGCCAGCAGGATAGCTGCCGTGGCCACTGGTACGGTCGGCGAAAATCAGGAACAGCGGCTGCCCCGGCTCGCCGATCGCTTCCAACCGCCAGCTGCGGCCGTCGCGATCGAATTCCACCGCACCGGCGTTGGGCATCTCGGTGGTCAGGCCGGTGATGTCCACGATCGGCAGGGTCTTGCCCGGAGGATGCGCGATGAAACGCGCCTGCACCTGCCATTGCGGACCACCGGGCCAGTACTGCAGGCCGGTGAAATCGCGGCGCGCGGGTGCATCGGCGTGCTTGACCCGCAGCGCATCGCGCGCGCCACGACGGATCAGGCTGAGCTGACCCTTGCCGCCATCGAAGGCCAGCAGGGTCGGCTGCGGATCCTTATCGGTATCCATACGGACACGCCCGCGCACAGGCTGTCCGTCGAGGATGACATCCGTGCCGGACTCCGGCGTGAACCACCATTGGTCGCCTTCACGGCGTAACAGGCCCAGCTTGGCCGGCCCCACCGCCAGGCGGATGCCACTGGTGGCGCCACTGCCGACAAAGTGCGACCGGTTCTGCAACCAGTGCAGGCCGACCAGCGCGGTCCAGCCGTCGGGCCGGGTCAGGTCCTGGTAGCGCAGCACCCGCCATTGCTGTTGCTGCGCAGCGAAGGCCGGATCCTCAACAGCGGCGGGGGCCGGCGTAGGTGCCGGGCTGCAGGCCACCAACAACAGGGCCGCCAGCAGGCTGCCCATTCCGCAAAATCGCATCGGTGCTCCCCTCAACGTCCGCGCAGGAACCAGCGGTCGATTTCCGCCAGCGAAAAACGGGCCCAGGTCGGTCGGCCGTGATTGCACTGGCCGGACCGCTCGGTGATTTCCATGTCGCGCAGCAGCGCGTTCATTTCCGGCACGGTCAGGCGCCGGTTGGCACGCACGGCGCCATGGCAGGCCATGGTCGACAGCAGCTCGTCGCGCGCAGTGGCGATGCGTCGGCTCTGGCCGTGTTCGCGCAGGTCGGTCAGCACATCGCGCAGCAGGCCTTCGGGTTCGGCATGGGCCAGCAGCGCCGGGATGCTGCGCACGTGCAGCGCGCCCGGTCCGGCACGGGTGATCTCGAACCCGAGCGCAGCCAGCGTATCGGCCTCCGCCTCGGCGGTATCGGCCTCGCGCTCGCCCACCGCCAGGGTGATCGGCACCAGCAACGGCTGCGACTGCAGGCCGATGCCATCGTGCGCATTCTTCAACCGCTCGTAGCCGATGCGTTCGTGCGCCGCATGCATGTCGACCACGATCAGGCCTTCGGCGTTCTCGGCCAGGATGTAGATGCCATGCAACTGGGCAACGGCGTAACCCAGCGGAGGTACTCCGGCGTCGGCACTGGTGACCGGCAATCCGTTCTCCATCGGCATCGGCGGCAGTACCGCACCCCGCTCGGCACCGGCGGGCGATGCATACAGCGCAGCATAGGCAGCGGGTGCGTCGGCCACCTGCAGGCCCAGCGGCTGCTGCGGGCGCCAACCGGAGAAGCCAGCGCCGCCGCCCTGCCCGGCACCGGGCGCCGGGCCGCGCACGTAGCCGAAGCTGGCGGCCGTGGCCCCCGGCATCGCAGACGCGCTGCCGCCCTCGGCCGGATGCACGGCTCCTGCACCGATCTCCTGCGCGCTCATGCCGGCGCGGGTGTCGGCCAGCGCGTCCTTCAAGGTGCGGTAGACGAAGTCATGCACCAGCCGCGAGTCACGGAAACGCACCTCGTGCTTGGCCGGGTGCACGTTCACATCGACGCGGGTCGGGTCCAGTTCCAGGAACAGCACATAGGCTGGCTGCCGACCGTGATACAGCACGTCGCCGTAGGCCATCTTCACCGCGTGGGCAACACTGCGGTCACGCACCGAACGGCCGTTGACGTACAGGTACTGCTGATCGGTGCTGGCACGCGAATAATGCGGTTGCGCGATCCAGCCATGCAGGCGCAGGCCGGCACTGCTGTGGTCCACGCGCACGGCCTGGCTGGCGAAGTCTTCGCCCAGGGTCTCGGCCAGGCGCACGTCCGAATACAGATCCCCCGGCTTGTAGCGACGCGAGGCCTTGCCATTGTGCGAGACACGCAGCTCGACATCGGGCCGGGCCAGTGCCAGCGAGCGCAGCCACTCTTCGATATGTCCCAGTTCGGTGCGCTCGGCGCGCAGGAACTTGCGCCGCGCCGGCACGTTGTAGAACAACTCGCGCACTTCCACCGTAGTGCCGGGCGCATGCGCGCGCGGGGTCACCTCGCCGATCTTGCCGCCTTCGATCTGCAGTGCCGAACCGTGCTCATCATGGGCACGGCGCGAGGACAGGGTGAAACGACTGACCGAGGCGATCGAGGGCAGCGCTTCGCCACGGAAACCCAGCGTGGCCACTGCTTCCAGCTCGTCCAGGTTGGCGATCTTGCTGGTGGCGTGACGCGAGACGGCCAGCGGCAACTGTTCCGCGGCAATGCCGCTGCCGTTGTCGCGGATGCGGATCAGGCGCACACCGCCTTCTTCCAGTTCGATATCGACGCGGCTGGCGCCGGCATCGATCGCGTTTTCAACCAGCTCCTTGACCACCGATGCGGGCCGTTCGACCACCTCACCGGCGGCAATCTGGTTGATC contains these protein-coding regions:
- the gluQRS gene encoding tRNA glutamyl-Q(34) synthetase GluQRS; the encoded protein is MTFSLPCGRFAPSPTGLLHPGSLLAAFGSWLLARHHGGLWRLRIEDVDPPRTVAGAAQAQLQTLAAFGLVHDGPVIWQSARGDAYQTALDRLLANGNAFVCHCSRSDLAANGGLHHHCVARRTRPDPAVRFRVPAGSVVHFEDGLRGRQQQDVHAEVGDFVLRRADGCWAYQLAVVVDDAAQGVNEVVRGADLLDSTARQILLQQALDLPTPRYWHLPLLLDAPGHKLSKSLAALPVEAREPVPVLRRLWELLGQPSTALEGIDDRDALLAAAQHSFDPGLLPRADILLPAGALSAPMLQNPPSPT
- the phbB gene encoding acetoacetyl-CoA reductase; its protein translation is MTSRVALVTGGTGGIGTAICQRLADQGHRVATNYRDEAKARAWQQSMTERGYQVSIFPGDVSDSASAEALIRAVEAELGPVEILVNNAGITRDTTFHRMRAEQWHDVINTNLNSVFNVTRPVIEGMRRRGWGRVIQISSINGLKGQYGQANYAAAKAGMHGFTISLARENAGFGITVNTISPGYVATDMVMAVPEEVRAKIIADIPTGRLGKPEEIAYGVSFLVAQEASWITGSNLDINGGHHMGW
- the phaR gene encoding polyhydroxyalkanoate synthesis repressor PhaR produces the protein MAATRIIKKYPNRRLYDTEISSYITIEDVRQLILDGEDFEVRDAKSGDDLTRSVLLQIIADQEQDGEPMLSTQLLSQLIRFYGDSLQGFMGNYLERSMQVFLDQQQQFRQQMGNLLGQTPWAMMNQLTERNLELWQEFQRNMGSGFGGPRPGGTGTGTGTGTAGKPSEPTGGTGTGGKTRR
- a CDS encoding TraB/GumN family protein encodes the protein MLMKLLLRSAVFLVACAAGPLAIARDTPVEATAGKPPVPLLWKVTGQGDARLYLLGSFHLLKPQDYPLSPDVEQAFEASQRVLFEVTPEELQSPQMASQMVQVATRKDGSELKRDLDAPTWQKLQAYATQNKLPLAQLQGMKAWFVGLTITVAQMQKLGLDPELGLDRHFMQRAQKAGKKTAGLEDMSSQINLLDGMSVQEQRQMLSEALDEAGKGDAQAQMLHEAWRRGDDRLLWNRMGVEMRQKYPQLYQHINTDRNDAWVPKLLPYLQSGQGGTLVVVGGLHLLGNDGVVEKLRAKGYKVERVCSACKAKRP
- a CDS encoding DUF1684 domain-containing protein — its product is MRFCGMGSLLAALLLVACSPAPTPAPAAVEDPAFAAQQQQWRVLRYQDLTRPDGWTALVGLHWLQNRSHFVGSGATSGIRLAVGPAKLGLLRREGDQWWFTPESGTDVILDGQPVRGRVRMDTDKDPQPTLLAFDGGKGQLSLIRRGARDALRVKHADAPARRDFTGLQYWPGGPQWQVQARFIAHPPGKTLPIVDITGLTTEMPNAGAVEFDRDGRSWRLEAIGEPGQPLFLIFADRTSGHGSYPAGRYLDTDAPTADGHVTIDFNHAHNPPCAFTAYATCPLAPPENRLDLRVEAGEKAYHLPEGEG
- the mutL gene encoding DNA mismatch repair endonuclease MutL, encoding MNAPDPRPIRPLPEILINQIAAGEVVERPASVVKELVENAIDAGASRVDIELEEGGVRLIRIRDNGSGIAAEQLPLAVSRHATSKIANLDELEAVATLGFRGEALPSIASVSRFTLSSRRAHDEHGSALQIEGGKIGEVTPRAHAPGTTVEVRELFYNVPARRKFLRAERTELGHIEEWLRSLALARPDVELRVSHNGKASRRYKPGDLYSDVRLAETLGEDFASQAVRVDHSSAGLRLHGWIAQPHYSRASTDQQYLYVNGRSVRDRSVAHAVKMAYGDVLYHGRQPAYVLFLELDPTRVDVNVHPAKHEVRFRDSRLVHDFVYRTLKDALADTRAGMSAQEIGAGAVHPAEGGSASAMPGATAASFGYVRGPAPGAGQGGGAGFSGWRPQQPLGLQVADAPAAYAALYASPAGAERGAVLPPMPMENGLPVTSADAGVPPLGYAVAQLHGIYILAENAEGLIVVDMHAAHERIGYERLKNAHDGIGLQSQPLLVPITLAVGEREADTAEAEADTLAALGFEITRAGPGALHVRSIPALLAHAEPEGLLRDVLTDLREHGQSRRIATARDELLSTMACHGAVRANRRLTVPEMNALLRDMEITERSGQCNHGRPTWARFSLAEIDRWFLRGR